In Treponema pectinovorum, a single genomic region encodes these proteins:
- the gpmA gene encoding 2,3-diphosphoglycerate-dependent phosphoglycerate mutase encodes MTKLVLVRHGESEWNKLNLFTGWMDVELSEKGREEATAAGKLLKAEGYDFDVCYTSYLKRAVHTLNGILDEMDRNWLPVIKTWKLNERHYGDLQGKNKAEAAEKFGENQVKIWRRSFDVKPPVLPDDDERSAKKQAMYRDVDTSFLPQNESLETTIARVIPYYLEEIKPAMKAGKRVVVAAHGNSLRALVYYLDKMSPEEILGVNIPTATPLVYEFDDDFNVIKHYYLGDQDAISAKMNAVANQGKAAK; translated from the coding sequence ATGACTAAACTTGTACTTGTACGCCACGGTGAAAGCGAATGGAATAAACTCAACTTGTTCACTGGCTGGATGGATGTTGAATTGAGCGAAAAAGGCCGCGAAGAGGCGACTGCTGCTGGTAAACTTTTAAAGGCTGAAGGCTATGATTTTGATGTATGCTACACATCTTATCTTAAACGTGCTGTTCACACTTTAAACGGCATCCTCGACGAAATGGACAGAAACTGGCTCCCTGTCATTAAAACCTGGAAATTAAACGAGCGCCACTATGGTGATCTTCAGGGGAAAAACAAAGCCGAAGCTGCAGAAAAATTCGGTGAAAATCAGGTTAAAATCTGGAGACGCTCTTTTGATGTAAAACCTCCAGTTCTCCCTGATGATGATGAGCGTTCTGCAAAAAAACAGGCAATGTATCGCGATGTTGACACTTCTTTCCTTCCTCAAAACGAATCTTTGGAAACTACGATTGCTCGCGTTATTCCTTACTATCTTGAAGAGATAAAGCCTGCGATGAAAGCTGGAAAGCGTGTTGTTGTTGCTGCTCACGGAAATTCTCTGCGTGCTCTCGTTTATTATCTGGATAAAATGTCGCCAGAAGAAATCCTTGGTGTTAACATTCCAACTGCAACTCCACTTGTTTACGAGTTTGACGACGACTTTAACGTTATTAAGCACTATTATTTGGGCGATCAGGATGCAATTTCTGCTAAGATGAACGCTGTTGCAAATCAAGGAAAAGCTGCAAAATAG